The following coding sequences are from one Microbacterium sp. SORGH_AS_0969 window:
- the glmM gene encoding phosphoglucosamine mutase, with protein MPLFGTDGVRGLANGLLTAELALHLAQATAVVLGQGRSAEARKAEGRRLTAVVARDPRVSGEFLAAAVSAGLASSGVDVLDAGVIPTPATAFLIADRDADFGVMVSASHNPAPDNGIKIFARGGTKLPDIVEQRIERALEGERLQPTGAGVGRIRRFADAEDRYVLHLLGSLPHPLDGIHVVLDCAHGAAAGVSPETFKDAGATVTVIGADPDGLNINDGVGSTHLDVLAETVVRLGADVGIAHDGDADRCLAVDAQGNVVDGDQIMAILAVAMKERGTLVDDTLVATVMSNLGLHRAMEAHGIRVLQTGVGDRYVLEAMNEGGYSLGGEQSGHVIMSDFATTGDGLLTGLHVVAEMARQGKTLAELASLMTVYPQVLVNVRGVDRDGVGDEGVQAAVAASTAELGDSGRVLLRASGTEPLVRVMVEAASEDVARAHADRLADVVRERLAL; from the coding sequence ATGCCTCTTTTTGGCACGGACGGGGTGCGGGGGCTGGCCAACGGCCTCCTCACCGCCGAGCTCGCGTTGCACCTGGCCCAGGCGACTGCCGTCGTCCTGGGCCAGGGCCGTTCTGCGGAGGCGCGCAAGGCCGAGGGGCGTCGCCTCACGGCCGTCGTCGCGCGCGATCCTCGCGTCTCGGGGGAGTTCCTCGCAGCCGCGGTCTCCGCAGGGCTGGCTTCCTCCGGTGTCGACGTCCTCGACGCCGGCGTCATCCCGACCCCCGCTACCGCGTTCCTCATCGCCGACCGTGACGCCGACTTCGGCGTGATGGTCTCGGCCTCGCACAACCCCGCTCCCGACAACGGGATCAAGATCTTCGCCCGTGGCGGCACCAAGCTCCCCGACATCGTCGAGCAGCGCATCGAGCGCGCTCTCGAGGGGGAGCGTCTGCAGCCCACGGGCGCCGGTGTCGGCCGTATCCGTCGCTTCGCGGATGCCGAGGACAGGTATGTGCTGCACCTGCTGGGCTCGCTGCCGCACCCGCTCGACGGCATCCATGTCGTCCTCGACTGCGCGCACGGAGCAGCCGCCGGTGTCTCTCCCGAGACGTTCAAGGACGCCGGCGCGACGGTCACCGTGATCGGCGCCGACCCCGACGGACTGAACATCAACGACGGCGTCGGCTCGACGCACCTCGACGTGCTCGCCGAGACCGTCGTGCGCCTCGGCGCCGACGTCGGCATCGCCCACGACGGGGACGCCGACCGCTGCCTCGCCGTGGACGCGCAGGGCAACGTCGTCGACGGCGACCAGATCATGGCGATCCTCGCGGTCGCGATGAAGGAGCGTGGGACGCTCGTCGACGACACGCTCGTCGCAACCGTCATGAGCAACCTCGGTCTCCACCGGGCGATGGAGGCCCATGGCATCCGGGTCCTCCAGACCGGCGTCGGAGACCGCTACGTGCTCGAGGCCATGAACGAGGGCGGATACTCCCTCGGCGGCGAGCAGTCGGGGCACGTCATCATGAGCGACTTCGCCACGACCGGCGACGGACTGCTGACGGGTCTGCACGTCGTCGCCGAGATGGCGCGGCAGGGGAAGACCCTCGCCGAACTGGCGTCGCTGATGACGGTGTACCCGCAGGTGCTCGTGAACGTCCGCGGTGTCGACCGCGACGGTGTCGGCGATGAGGGCGTGCAAGCGGCGGTCGCCGCGTCGACGGCCGAGCTCGGCGACTCCGGGCGCGTGCTGCTGCGCGCCTCGGGGACCGAACCGCTGGTCCGCGTGATGGTGGAGGCGGCGTCGGAGGATGTCGCTCGGGCCCACGCCGACCGGCTCGCCGACGTCGTGCGGGAGCGCCTCGCGCTGTAG
- the rpsI gene encoding 30S ribosomal protein S9 yields the protein MSNIDSSNYSTETPAEQSVVAAERPVLSVPGAAVGRRKQAIARVRLVPGSGTITVNGRTIEDYFPNKLHQQLINDPFTVLELAGSYDVIARISGGGPSGQAGALRLGIARALNEIDAENNRPTLKKAGFLSRDARVKERKKAGLKKARKAPQYSKR from the coding sequence GTGTCGAACATCGACTCCAGCAACTACAGCACCGAGACGCCGGCCGAGCAGTCCGTCGTCGCCGCCGAGCGCCCCGTGCTCTCGGTCCCCGGCGCAGCCGTCGGCCGCCGCAAGCAGGCCATCGCCCGCGTGCGCCTGGTTCCCGGCTCGGGCACGATCACGGTCAACGGCCGCACGATCGAGGACTACTTCCCGAACAAGCTGCACCAGCAGCTGATCAACGACCCGTTCACGGTGCTCGAGCTCGCGGGCTCGTACGACGTGATCGCGCGCATCTCCGGCGGCGGCCCCTCGGGCCAGGCCGGCGCACTGCGCCTGGGTATCGCCCGTGCGCTCAACGAGATCGACGCCGAGAACAACCGCCCGACCCTGAAGAAGGCCGGCTTCCTCTCGCGCGACGCTCGCGTCAAGGAGCGCAAGAAGGCCGGTCTCAAGAAGGCCCGCAAGGCGCCTCAGTACTCCAAGCGCTGA
- the rplM gene encoding 50S ribosomal protein L13, whose protein sequence is MTRTFTPKAAEVTREWVVIDATDVVLGRLASHAAVLLRGKHKPTFANHIDSGDFVIVINAEKVALTGQKLQNKKAYRHSGYPGGLKSVTYDELLEKNPVRAVEKAIRGMLPKNSLGAAQLKKLKVYRGAEHPHGAQQPTAYTFDQVAQ, encoded by the coding sequence GTGACGCGCACTTTCACCCCCAAGGCCGCTGAGGTCACGCGCGAGTGGGTCGTTATCGACGCCACCGACGTCGTTCTCGGCCGCCTGGCCTCGCACGCGGCGGTCCTCCTCCGCGGCAAGCACAAGCCGACCTTCGCCAACCACATCGACTCCGGCGACTTCGTCATCGTGATCAACGCCGAGAAGGTGGCGCTCACGGGTCAGAAGCTCCAGAACAAGAAGGCGTACCGCCACTCGGGCTACCCGGGCGGTCTGAAGTCCGTCACCTACGACGAACTCCTCGAGAAGAACCCTGTCCGCGCGGTCGAGAAGGCCATCCGCGGCATGCTGCCCAAGAACAGCCTCGGCGCGGCGCAGCTCAAGAAGCTCAAGGTCTACCGCGGCGCGGAGCACCCCCACGGTGCCCAGCAGCCCACGGCATACACCTTCGACCAGGTCGCCCAGTAA
- a CDS encoding CPBP family intramembrane glutamic endopeptidase: MSARDAESLDGAPMRRRRRRPHRAWREGGATTAPWGLELLGWATAAAGAGALVARALAPVLPASSSAIVSQAVIWVSLAVPVVWAWSRSRPRGLLAFRAVDVLYGAVLGVTLRFVQGALAQAESGPLPWPSTPSVDGALPDGFVVDAISAVVVAPVLEELLFRGVVLVCAYTIVRRWAGRVAGGIAATAISAALFVSAHLLAATLSVPDVWALALVGVVTAVLVLGTGRLWGAVATHIVFNATGVVLVAVGTLWG, encoded by the coding sequence ATGAGCGCCCGCGATGCCGAATCCCTCGACGGCGCCCCGATGCGACGACGACGTCGTCGTCCCCACCGCGCCTGGCGTGAGGGCGGGGCGACGACGGCGCCGTGGGGGCTGGAGCTGCTGGGGTGGGCGACGGCCGCCGCGGGTGCGGGTGCCCTGGTCGCGCGGGCTCTCGCACCCGTCCTGCCCGCTTCGAGCTCTGCGATCGTCTCGCAGGCGGTCATCTGGGTCAGCCTCGCTGTCCCCGTGGTCTGGGCGTGGAGCCGCTCTCGCCCTCGCGGTCTTCTCGCCTTCCGCGCCGTCGACGTCCTGTACGGGGCGGTCCTCGGGGTCACCCTGCGATTCGTCCAGGGAGCCCTGGCGCAAGCCGAGAGCGGACCGCTGCCGTGGCCGTCGACCCCCAGCGTCGATGGGGCCCTCCCCGACGGTTTCGTCGTCGACGCGATCTCCGCTGTCGTCGTCGCCCCCGTGCTCGAAGAACTCCTCTTCCGCGGTGTCGTGCTCGTGTGTGCCTACACGATTGTCCGCCGGTGGGCGGGGCGCGTCGCCGGAGGGATCGCGGCGACGGCGATATCCGCGGCGCTGTTCGTCTCCGCGCACCTTCTCGCGGCGACGCTGTCCGTTCCGGATGTGTGGGCTCTCGCGCTGGTCGGGGTCGTCACGGCCGTGCTCGTGCTCGGTACCGGCAGGCTGTGGGGGGCGGTCGCCACGCACATCGTGTTCAACGCCACCGGGGTCGTCCTCGTCGCCGTCGGGACCCTCTGGGGGTGA
- a CDS encoding alpha/beta fold hydrolase, with amino-acid sequence MSEITAHHGLLTDIDLHVDDTGGTGRPVVLIHGWPLSGESWAHQVPALEEAGYRVVTYDRRGFGRSDKPRTGYDYDTFSDDLEAVLAALDLRDATLVGFSMGGGEVARYLTRHGADRVRSVVFAAAVPPYLAKTDDNPEGPLDDETADGMKQGLKDDEKAFYHQFTTDFFSVDGTLVVSEADRAEAERLANQADHHAALKAMEAFATTDFREDLPNVTVPTLVIHGDSDATVPFEGSGARTHAAIAGSELHVVAGAPHGVNVSHVDEFNRVLIDFLQR; translated from the coding sequence ATGAGCGAGATCACTGCACACCACGGACTCTTGACCGACATCGACCTCCACGTCGACGACACCGGCGGCACGGGTCGTCCCGTCGTCCTCATCCACGGCTGGCCCCTCTCGGGGGAGTCCTGGGCCCACCAGGTTCCGGCGCTCGAGGAGGCCGGCTACCGCGTCGTCACCTACGACCGCCGCGGCTTCGGTCGCAGCGACAAGCCCCGCACGGGGTACGACTACGACACCTTCTCGGACGACCTCGAGGCGGTTCTGGCCGCGCTGGATCTGCGCGACGCGACTCTCGTCGGTTTCTCGATGGGAGGTGGCGAGGTCGCCCGCTACCTCACGCGGCACGGCGCCGACCGCGTGCGCAGCGTCGTCTTCGCCGCGGCGGTGCCGCCGTATCTCGCGAAGACCGACGACAACCCCGAGGGTCCGCTCGACGACGAGACCGCCGACGGCATGAAGCAGGGCCTGAAGGACGACGAGAAGGCGTTCTACCACCAGTTCACGACCGACTTCTTCTCGGTCGACGGCACGCTCGTCGTCTCCGAGGCGGACCGCGCCGAGGCGGAGCGGCTCGCGAACCAGGCCGACCACCATGCGGCGCTGAAGGCGATGGAGGCGTTCGCGACAACCGACTTCCGCGAGGACCTGCCTAACGTCACCGTCCCGACGCTCGTCATCCACGGCGACAGTGACGCGACGGTTCCCTTCGAAGGGTCGGGTGCGCGCACGCACGCCGCGATCGCGGGCAGCGAGCTGCACGTCGTCGCCGGTGCTCCGCACGGCGTCAATGTCAGCCACGTCGACGAGTTCAACCGCGTGCTCATCGACTTCCTGCAGCGCTGA
- a CDS encoding MarR family winged helix-turn-helix transcriptional regulator: MPAVDALVCFALYAANRTTTQAYRALLEPWNLTYPQYIALVTLWNDGDQTVSSLGDALQLDSGTLSPMLARLQTAGYVTRTRDGRDERVVTVSLTPRGHELRTELAHVPRCIAQGSGLPDADSARDLIDALHQLTAAMRDLRDHPEDAVAAERATRDAS; this comes from the coding sequence ATGCCCGCTGTCGATGCCCTCGTCTGCTTCGCCCTCTACGCGGCGAACCGCACGACGACCCAGGCCTACCGGGCTCTGCTCGAGCCCTGGAACCTCACGTATCCGCAGTACATCGCGCTCGTGACCCTCTGGAACGACGGCGACCAGACCGTGAGCAGCCTGGGCGACGCGCTCCAGCTCGACTCGGGAACACTGTCGCCGATGCTCGCGCGCCTGCAGACCGCCGGGTACGTGACGCGAACGCGCGACGGCCGCGACGAGCGCGTGGTCACCGTCTCCCTCACCCCGAGAGGTCACGAGCTGCGCACCGAACTCGCGCACGTGCCGCGGTGCATCGCGCAGGGCTCGGGACTCCCCGACGCCGACAGCGCTCGAGACCTCATCGATGCACTGCACCAGCTGACGGCCGCGATGCGCGACCTGCGCGACCACCCGGAAGACGCCGTCGCCGCCGAACGCGCGACGCGCGACGCCTCCTGA
- a CDS encoding organic hydroperoxide resistance protein, whose product MDVLYTAEALSTGQGRLGHVSAGEYIDLEVAPPKELGGSGQGTNPEQLFAAGYAACFHSALHSVARAQKVTIEDSSVGGRVQIGPNGQGGYQLAVLLEVVLPGIEHELAQQLADAAHQVCPYSNATRGNIDVTVTVSDD is encoded by the coding sequence ATGGACGTTCTCTACACCGCAGAAGCGCTGTCCACCGGTCAGGGCCGCCTCGGCCACGTCTCGGCCGGCGAGTACATCGACCTCGAGGTCGCACCGCCCAAGGAGCTCGGCGGATCCGGCCAGGGCACCAACCCCGAGCAGCTCTTTGCCGCGGGTTACGCGGCCTGCTTCCACAGCGCGCTGCACTCCGTCGCGCGCGCACAGAAGGTCACGATCGAGGACTCCTCGGTCGGCGGCCGCGTGCAGATCGGGCCCAACGGCCAGGGCGGCTACCAGCTCGCCGTCCTCCTCGAGGTCGTCCTCCCGGGCATCGAGCACGAGCTCGCCCAGCAGCTCGCCGACGCGGCACACCAGGTGTGCCCGTACTCCAACGCCACGCGCGGCAATATCGACGTCACCGTCACCGTCTCGGACGACTGA
- a CDS encoding response regulator transcription factor → MIRVVVVDDEALVRSGFELILGAAPDIRVVAAVDGDVAVDTIRRERPDVVLLDIRMPERSGLDILGDLRHDAHRPVIGILTTFDTDEYIARALYDGAAGFLVKDTAPENLAAMVRTLAAGGVVLSPQVSRTLVDGYTGAPDHDAVRRIALLTDRERDVLACLPTGESNAEIGRRLHLSGATVKDHVSAILSKLSVSTRLEAALISERARPRRRRA, encoded by the coding sequence GTGATCCGGGTCGTAGTCGTCGATGATGAAGCCCTCGTACGCTCCGGTTTCGAGTTGATCCTGGGCGCTGCGCCCGACATCCGGGTCGTCGCGGCCGTAGACGGAGACGTCGCCGTCGACACCATCCGCCGCGAACGCCCGGACGTCGTCCTCCTCGACATCCGAATGCCGGAACGCAGCGGCCTCGACATCCTGGGCGACCTGCGACACGACGCCCACCGCCCGGTCATCGGCATCCTGACGACCTTCGACACGGACGAGTACATCGCTCGCGCACTGTACGACGGTGCGGCGGGGTTCCTCGTCAAAGACACCGCGCCGGAGAACCTCGCGGCCATGGTGCGCACACTCGCCGCCGGCGGAGTGGTGCTGTCACCGCAGGTCTCGCGCACCCTGGTCGACGGCTACACCGGCGCACCCGACCACGACGCCGTGCGGCGGATCGCCCTCCTGACGGATCGCGAGCGCGACGTCCTGGCCTGCCTCCCCACGGGTGAATCCAACGCCGAGATCGGCCGAAGACTGCACCTCAGCGGCGCGACCGTGAAGGACCATGTCAGCGCGATCCTGTCGAAGCTGTCCGTGTCGACGCGGCTCGAAGCGGCTCTCATCTCGGAGCGGGCACGCCCCCGTCGGCGCCGCGCATGA
- a CDS encoding sensor histidine kinase — translation MTRFVPRAVERLSGTRGFAVVVDLTLAAAAFIDVAVSIPSWSTIETALALVAVAGLLVRRRLPWVSFALVLPGLVVDSMTIAAPIALYSVAVRTRRIPLLVAAGAVTFGCFLLPDWQLPEMDFLAPALLYALMYAATPIALGALVRTHRELSDRVAELSLAREAGREREREDVLRRERVRISREMHDVVSHQVSLVAVQAGALQVSSPDPESRRIAGVIRSLAVRTLDELRQMVGVLRADGARTDSAEPQPTVDDLPRLVRESGLEAELDISLPADLAPPLQRAVYRTVQEGLTNARKHAPGARVQVTATADTAAIDVVIENDAATEHGIHLPSSGTGLLGLRERAELLGGHLDAAARSGGGYRLRVTIPRRDSEH, via the coding sequence ATGACGCGCTTCGTCCCGCGGGCCGTCGAACGACTCAGCGGAACGCGCGGCTTCGCCGTCGTCGTCGACCTCACGCTCGCCGCGGCGGCCTTCATCGACGTCGCCGTCTCGATTCCCTCGTGGTCGACGATCGAGACCGCTCTCGCTCTCGTCGCGGTGGCGGGGCTCCTCGTGCGCCGCCGCCTGCCCTGGGTGTCGTTCGCACTCGTGCTTCCCGGCCTCGTCGTGGATTCCATGACGATCGCCGCCCCGATCGCGCTGTACTCGGTCGCGGTGCGGACCCGTCGCATCCCTCTCCTGGTCGCTGCGGGAGCGGTGACCTTCGGCTGCTTCCTCCTGCCCGACTGGCAGCTGCCCGAGATGGACTTCCTCGCGCCCGCCTTGCTCTACGCCCTGATGTACGCCGCGACGCCCATCGCCCTCGGCGCCCTCGTCCGCACGCACCGCGAACTCTCCGACCGTGTCGCAGAGTTGTCGCTCGCGCGCGAGGCGGGGCGCGAGAGAGAGAGGGAGGACGTCCTCCGGCGCGAGCGCGTCCGCATCTCACGCGAGATGCACGACGTCGTCTCTCATCAGGTCAGCCTCGTCGCCGTCCAGGCCGGGGCCCTCCAGGTCTCGTCTCCCGATCCCGAGTCGCGACGGATCGCCGGGGTCATCCGCTCCCTCGCGGTCCGGACGCTCGATGAGCTCCGCCAGATGGTGGGGGTCCTGCGCGCCGACGGAGCGCGCACCGACTCCGCCGAACCGCAGCCCACGGTCGACGACCTCCCCCGACTCGTGCGAGAGAGCGGCCTCGAGGCGGAGCTGGATATCTCTCTCCCCGCCGATCTCGCTCCTCCCCTCCAACGCGCGGTCTACCGCACCGTCCAGGAAGGCCTGACGAACGCCCGCAAGCACGCGCCCGGGGCGCGCGTCCAGGTCACCGCGACCGCGGACACCGCCGCGATCGACGTCGTCATCGAGAACGACGCCGCGACCGAGCACGGTATCCACCTGCCCTCGAGCGGGACGGGCCTGCTCGGTCTTCGCGAGCGCGCCGAGCTGCTCGGCGGCCACCTCGACGCCGCGGCGCGCAGCGGCGGAGGCTATCGACTGCGCGTCACGATCCCCCGGCGTGACAGCGAGCACTGA
- a CDS encoding PIG-L family deacetylase yields the protein MRTDDDPSPDTAPDDSAVDRARRARLTRRGLLIGGLAVVGLGAGALVYRNVRRSSGPVGTWVSLAPILPASLPSPLPPSPAAQAAGTDTAMAIWAHADDDIIFANPALSEEIASGRTVRAVFVTAGDAGKGLEYAEQREAGIRAAYDEMRGSTAPWQEEKLTLLSGAQVIRFTPSDEPRLSLTMMRLPDGGLDAEGFVATGNVCLTRLINGSAATLTSVDGSTVYDRARLSATIVELLAAAQPTHVTTNIPHESAFARGDHPDHSAVGSLVRALAPQAGIGPEAMSYYIGYPSQDEPANVDGAVLDTKVRIYETYAADDPVVTCADASACLSQPGFGAWLRRSYPKGESELRVS from the coding sequence GTGCGCACTGACGACGATCCCTCGCCCGACACGGCACCCGACGATTCCGCTGTCGATCGCGCGCGCCGCGCCCGGTTGACCCGGCGCGGACTGCTCATCGGTGGGCTCGCGGTCGTCGGGCTCGGGGCGGGTGCGCTGGTCTACCGCAACGTCCGACGGAGTTCCGGCCCTGTCGGCACCTGGGTCTCGCTCGCGCCGATCCTGCCGGCATCCCTCCCCTCCCCGTTGCCGCCCTCTCCGGCCGCGCAGGCTGCCGGCACCGACACCGCGATGGCGATCTGGGCCCACGCGGACGACGACATCATCTTCGCCAACCCGGCGCTGTCGGAGGAGATCGCCTCGGGGCGTACCGTTCGTGCCGTGTTCGTCACGGCGGGTGACGCGGGCAAGGGCCTCGAGTACGCGGAACAGCGGGAGGCCGGTATCCGCGCCGCGTACGACGAGATGCGCGGCAGCACCGCGCCGTGGCAGGAGGAGAAGCTCACGCTGCTCTCGGGCGCACAGGTCATACGGTTCACCCCCTCGGACGAGCCGCGCCTCTCACTCACGATGATGCGGCTGCCGGATGGAGGTCTGGATGCCGAGGGCTTCGTCGCGACGGGCAACGTGTGCCTGACGCGGCTCATCAACGGTTCCGCGGCGACGCTGACATCGGTGGACGGCTCGACCGTCTACGACCGCGCGCGCCTATCGGCGACGATCGTCGAGCTCCTGGCTGCGGCGCAGCCGACCCACGTGACCACGAACATCCCTCACGAGAGCGCTTTCGCGCGCGGCGATCACCCCGATCACTCGGCGGTGGGTTCGCTCGTGCGAGCCCTCGCGCCGCAGGCGGGCATCGGACCGGAGGCGATGTCCTATTACATCGGGTACCCCTCGCAGGACGAGCCCGCCAACGTCGACGGTGCGGTGCTCGACACGAAGGTGCGGATCTACGAGACGTACGCCGCGGACGACCCCGTCGTGACCTGCGCCGATGCCTCGGCATGCCTCTCGCAGCCGGGGTTCGGGGCGTGGTTGCGCCGCTCGTACCCGAAGGGCGAGTCCGAGCTGCGCGTGAGCTGA
- a CDS encoding PIG-L family deacetylase has product MTRTRTRSARARRRRRAALLVAVAAVVAVAAAAIAVPIVLDRFASPAPAAVSTPSSRAESPRPTDSPTPTPTPPPTPTPTPTSPVAQPCVGEDTLLTIWAHPDDDIIFANPTISEAIAAGDCVRTVFVTAGDAGRGMDYTRSRELGILRAYNVMRGEEGLWDETEITLDAGMRVDRLTPQGDPRVSVLFVRLPDGNITDGGFAATGYATLSKLLDGSIASLAPIDGGPALSSAQLTASLAELAEAFHPSQTLTHIPRGSAFAPGDHPDHSVVGTLVRDAIGPTADAGPGLRYFVGYPSENLPRNIEGAALDTKVEIYRVYTQQDDVIRCADRDGCLKTRKFGEWLRRSYPKTEAELQMP; this is encoded by the coding sequence ATGACGCGCACGCGAACGCGCTCCGCTCGCGCGAGAAGACGCCGCCGCGCCGCCCTCCTCGTCGCGGTCGCCGCGGTCGTCGCCGTCGCGGCGGCCGCCATCGCCGTGCCGATCGTGCTCGATCGCTTCGCATCTCCCGCCCCCGCGGCGGTCTCGACGCCCTCCTCTCGGGCCGAGTCGCCGCGCCCGACTGATTCTCCGACCCCGACTCCGACCCCGCCCCCTACCCCGACCCCGACCCCGACGTCGCCGGTCGCCCAGCCCTGTGTCGGTGAGGACACCCTTCTCACGATCTGGGCGCACCCGGATGACGACATCATCTTCGCCAACCCGACGATCTCCGAGGCGATCGCGGCGGGCGACTGCGTCCGCACGGTCTTCGTCACCGCGGGCGACGCCGGCCGTGGCATGGATTACACCCGATCGCGAGAGCTCGGCATCCTGCGCGCCTACAACGTGATGCGAGGAGAAGAGGGGCTCTGGGACGAGACCGAGATCACCCTGGACGCGGGAATGCGCGTCGATCGTCTGACGCCGCAGGGGGACCCCCGTGTGTCCGTCCTCTTCGTCCGTCTTCCCGACGGCAACATCACCGACGGAGGGTTCGCGGCGACCGGGTACGCGACGCTGAGCAAACTGCTTGACGGGTCGATCGCCTCGCTCGCTCCCATCGACGGCGGCCCCGCGCTGAGCAGCGCTCAGCTCACCGCGAGTCTCGCGGAGCTCGCCGAGGCGTTCCACCCCTCCCAGACGCTGACCCACATTCCGCGGGGGAGCGCGTTCGCGCCCGGCGATCATCCTGACCACTCGGTCGTCGGCACACTCGTGCGTGACGCGATCGGACCGACCGCGGACGCCGGCCCGGGGCTGCGCTACTTCGTGGGTTATCCGTCCGAGAATCTGCCCCGCAACATCGAGGGGGCGGCCCTCGACACCAAGGTGGAGATCTACCGGGTCTACACCCAACAGGACGACGTCATCCGTTGCGCCGACCGCGATGGGTGTCTCAAGACGCGAAAGTTCGGCGAGTGGCTCCGGCGGTCCTACCCCAAGACCGAGGCCGAACTGCAGATGCCCTGA
- a CDS encoding sugar transferase: MTSDLRVDATSASQDSYGGIADADEQIPVAPAPTTVAAHPRDRWRLRYRRNLFLTDLAALVWVVYGTQLIWFGTGNVAVAANKDGRITDLSYWIFSAILIVAWMWALSFVDSRSDRVIGTGSQEYVRIIDSSFRVFGAVAILAFLTQIDVARGYLLISLPAGIAVLIFTRWLWRQWLIVQRSQGKYSANVLLVGSLTSVTQLAREFARTPSAGYRVVGACVPNGKIADVIPGTTIPVMGHVGDIGRALSVTGADTVAVTSADELPADKVKQISWSLEAGRQHLVLAPSIIDIAGPRLHTRPVAGLPLIHVETPRFSRGQVFLKRTVDLVASVTGVILLSPVLAFLAIAVRLSSTGPVFFRQTRVGYHGNEFTMIKFRSMVVNAEDLLHDLAAQQRDSGNEVLFKMKNDPRVTPIGRVMRKFSLDELPQLFNVIGGSMSLVGPRPPLPSEVAQYADHVHRRFLAKPGITGLWQVSGRSSLSWEESVRLDLSYVENWTLLGDFVILGKTARAALAPGDTAA; this comes from the coding sequence GTGACGTCTGACCTGAGAGTCGACGCGACATCGGCGTCGCAGGACAGCTACGGCGGCATCGCCGACGCCGATGAGCAGATCCCTGTTGCCCCGGCGCCGACGACCGTGGCCGCACACCCGCGAGATCGCTGGCGCCTGCGCTATCGCCGCAATCTCTTCCTCACCGACCTCGCCGCGCTGGTCTGGGTCGTCTACGGAACCCAGCTGATCTGGTTCGGTACCGGCAACGTCGCCGTCGCCGCCAACAAGGACGGTCGCATCACCGACCTGTCGTACTGGATCTTCTCCGCGATCCTGATCGTCGCCTGGATGTGGGCGTTGTCGTTCGTCGACTCGCGCAGCGACCGCGTCATCGGCACCGGCTCCCAGGAATACGTGCGGATCATCGACTCGAGCTTCCGTGTGTTCGGCGCCGTCGCGATCCTCGCCTTCCTGACGCAGATCGACGTCGCTCGCGGTTACCTGCTCATCTCGCTCCCCGCCGGGATCGCCGTCCTCATCTTCACGCGGTGGCTCTGGCGCCAGTGGCTCATCGTCCAGCGGTCGCAGGGCAAGTACTCCGCCAACGTGCTCCTCGTCGGATCGTTGACGTCCGTCACCCAGCTGGCGCGCGAGTTCGCGCGCACCCCGAGTGCCGGTTACCGCGTCGTCGGGGCGTGCGTGCCCAACGGGAAGATCGCCGACGTGATCCCCGGGACGACCATCCCCGTCATGGGTCACGTCGGTGACATCGGACGGGCTCTGTCCGTCACGGGCGCCGATACCGTCGCCGTCACGAGCGCCGACGAGCTCCCCGCCGACAAGGTGAAGCAGATCTCGTGGAGTCTGGAAGCCGGGCGTCAGCACCTCGTGCTGGCCCCCAGCATCATCGACATCGCCGGTCCGCGTCTGCACACCCGACCGGTCGCGGGTCTCCCCCTCATCCACGTGGAGACCCCGCGCTTCTCGCGCGGGCAGGTGTTCCTCAAGCGGACCGTCGACCTCGTCGCGAGCGTGACGGGCGTCATCCTGCTCAGCCCGGTCCTCGCCTTCCTCGCCATTGCCGTGCGCCTCTCCAGCACGGGGCCGGTGTTCTTCCGCCAGACGCGCGTCGGGTATCACGGCAACGAGTTCACGATGATCAAGTTCCGCTCGATGGTCGTCAACGCCGAGGACCTTCTGCACGATCTCGCCGCGCAACAACGCGACTCCGGCAACGAGGTCCTGTTCAAGATGAAGAACGACCCGCGCGTGACGCCGATCGGCCGGGTGATGCGCAAGTTCAGCCTCGACGAGCTGCCCCAGCTCTTCAACGTGATCGGCGGTTCGATGTCGTTGGTGGGTCCCCGACCTCCGCTGCCGTCCGAGGTGGCCCAGTACGCGGATCACGTCCACCGCCGGTTCCTCGCCAAGCCCGGAATCACCGGGCTCTGGCAGGTCAGCGGCCGCTCGTCGCTCTCGTGGGAAGAGTCCGTCCGTCTCGACCTGTCGTACGTTGAGAACTGGACGCTCCTCGGCGACTTCGTCATTCTCGGCAAAACCGCTCGCGCCGCCCTGGCGCCGGGCGACACCGCCGCGTGA